The following are from one region of the Sorghum bicolor cultivar BTx623 chromosome 2, Sorghum_bicolor_NCBIv3, whole genome shotgun sequence genome:
- the LOC8059779 gene encoding uncharacterized protein LOC8059779, which translates to MAAAAAPLRRLLLRVRDPPPLPFNTLLSNITPHLQQGPTPAPAPPLPASTPAQTPPGTLRDALFSFHPGLQIHPCLDPAGSAPAWEEVGGGAAEVWADSVKKKRKRKMNKHKLRKLRKRLRRQT; encoded by the coding sequence atggccgccgccgccgcgccgctccGCCGGCTGCTCCTCCGCGTCCGCgacccgccgccgctgcccttTAACACGCTCCTCTCCAACATCACGCCGCACCTGCAGCAGGGCCCCACCCCGGCCCCTGCTCCTCCACTCCCGGCCTCGACGCCGGCCCAGACGCCACCCGGGACTCTCCGCGACGCCCTCTTCTCGTTCCACCCGGGCCTCCAGATACACCCGTGCCTAGATCCGGCTGGGAGTGCCCCCGCATGGGAGGAGGTCGGCGGAGGGGCCGCGGAGGTGTGGGCGGACAGCGTGAAGAAGAAGCGCAAGCGTAAGATGAACAAGCACAAGCTCCGCAAGCTCCGGAAGCGACTTCGCCGCCAGACATGA